A region of Kribbella sp. NBC_01245 DNA encodes the following proteins:
- the coaA gene encoding type I pantothenate kinase, whose protein sequence is MLHAPREVTPYTELDRAAWAALAETTESPLTPEEIERLRGLGDEIDIDEVREVYLPLSRILSLYVRHARALHADTESFLGKPAETRTPFVIGIGGSVAVGKSTTARLLRELLARWPEHPRVALVTTDGFLWPNAELEKRGLLQRKGFPESYDRKALLRFVVEVKSGLDTAEAPVYSHLHYDRLPDVRTTVEQPDILLLEGLNVLQPAPRRGDGKSGLAVSDFFDFSVYVDAAADDIRSWYVHRFLKLWETAFRDPESYFRRYGDLSREEAIAKAESLWDGINGPNLHENILPTRSRATLVLRKGADHAVKWVRLRKL, encoded by the coding sequence ATGCTGCATGCGCCGCGGGAGGTGACTCCCTATACCGAGCTGGATCGCGCCGCCTGGGCCGCGCTGGCGGAGACGACCGAGTCACCGCTGACGCCCGAGGAGATCGAGCGCCTCCGCGGTCTTGGTGACGAGATCGACATCGACGAGGTCCGCGAGGTCTATCTGCCGCTGTCGCGAATCCTCTCGCTGTACGTCCGGCACGCCCGCGCGCTGCACGCCGACACCGAGTCGTTCCTCGGCAAACCCGCCGAGACCCGGACGCCGTTCGTGATCGGGATCGGCGGATCCGTCGCCGTCGGCAAGTCCACCACCGCGCGACTGCTGCGCGAGTTGCTCGCCCGTTGGCCGGAGCACCCCCGCGTCGCGCTCGTCACCACCGACGGTTTCCTTTGGCCGAACGCCGAGCTCGAAAAGCGCGGCCTTTTGCAACGCAAGGGCTTTCCCGAGTCGTACGACCGGAAGGCCCTGTTGCGCTTCGTGGTCGAGGTCAAGTCCGGTCTCGACACGGCCGAGGCGCCGGTCTACTCGCACCTCCACTACGACCGGCTGCCCGACGTCCGGACGACGGTCGAACAACCCGACATCCTGCTGCTCGAAGGCCTCAATGTGCTCCAGCCCGCTCCACGCCGGGGCGACGGCAAGAGCGGGCTGGCTGTCAGCGATTTCTTCGACTTCTCCGTGTACGTCGATGCCGCCGCGGACGACATCCGGAGCTGGTACGTCCATCGGTTCTTGAAGCTCTGGGAGACGGCCTTCCGCGATCCCGAGTCCTACTTCCGCCGGTACGGCGACCTGTCCCGCGAAGAGGCCATCGCGAAGGCCGAGTCGCTCTGGGACGGCATCAACGGTCCCAACCTGCACGAGAACATCCTGCCTACGCGCTCTCGGGCAACTCTGGTGCTGCGGAAAGGCGCGGACCACGCGGTGAAATGGGTCCGTCTACGCAAACTCTGA
- a CDS encoding peptidoglycan DD-metalloendopeptidase family protein has translation MLKVKRLLAVLAAAAAVTVGLVVPQAAAAGRPNFKLPLPCGQVWTTSTHSGHASQYMLDMVRSGGATAGTPVLASAGGVVSTSKFATDAGNMIVIDHGDGWQTRYLHLATRAVNIGAQVGQGMHIGTVGNTGSNTSGAHLHFEQKQNGVVVQSIFSGHLVPVNYSYNQHYETSDNCGSGPITSSSLSGDARSDLAMVLANGDIKAWRNGRGFTDMPWDADAIVGTGFTPDNAFFADLDGDGRKEIIVVLPNGDLKAWHNDGGFAAMPWGANVIIGTGFSANNTFFADLNADGRSEVLVVMPNGDLKAWRNARGFAAAPWDADAVIATGFTPNNTFLADLNADGKAEAMTVLPNGDVKAWRNARGFAAMPWDADAIIATGFTANNLFLPDLDGDGKADITTVLANGDVKSWHNGAGFAPTPWNATATIATGFSPTNLLFA, from the coding sequence ATGCTGAAGGTCAAACGGCTTCTTGCCGTCCTTGCAGCCGCTGCAGCTGTCACTGTCGGACTAGTGGTACCTCAGGCCGCTGCAGCCGGCCGCCCCAACTTCAAGCTCCCCCTGCCGTGTGGTCAGGTCTGGACCACCTCAACCCACAGCGGCCACGCCAGCCAGTACATGCTCGACATGGTCCGCTCAGGTGGCGCTACCGCCGGTACGCCGGTGCTGGCGTCAGCAGGCGGTGTAGTGAGTACGTCGAAGTTCGCCACCGATGCGGGCAACATGATCGTCATCGACCACGGCGACGGCTGGCAGACCCGCTACCTCCATCTGGCCACCCGGGCGGTCAACATCGGCGCCCAGGTCGGTCAGGGCATGCACATCGGCACGGTCGGCAACACCGGCTCCAACACCAGCGGCGCCCACCTGCACTTCGAGCAGAAGCAGAACGGCGTTGTCGTCCAGTCGATCTTCAGCGGCCACCTAGTACCAGTGAATTACTCGTACAACCAGCACTACGAGACCAGCGACAACTGCGGCAGCGGCCCGATCACGAGCAGCTCGCTGTCCGGTGACGCTCGTTCCGATCTCGCAATGGTGCTGGCCAACGGCGACATCAAGGCCTGGCGCAACGGCCGCGGCTTCACCGACATGCCCTGGGACGCCGACGCGATCGTGGGCACCGGCTTCACGCCCGACAACGCGTTCTTCGCCGACCTCGACGGAGACGGCCGCAAAGAAATCATCGTCGTCCTACCCAACGGCGACTTGAAGGCCTGGCACAACGACGGCGGCTTCGCAGCCATGCCCTGGGGCGCCAACGTCATCATCGGCACGGGATTCAGTGCGAACAACACCTTCTTCGCCGACCTCAACGCCGACGGCCGCTCCGAAGTCCTCGTCGTCATGCCCAACGGCGACCTCAAAGCCTGGCGTAACGCCCGAGGCTTCGCCGCCGCACCCTGGGATGCCGACGCCGTCATCGCCACCGGCTTCACCCCCAACAACACCTTCCTCGCCGACCTCAACGCCGACGGCAAAGCCGAAGCGATGACCGTTCTACCCAACGGCGACGTGAAGGCCTGGCGCAACGCCCGAGGCTTCGCCGCGATGCCGTGGGACGCCGACGCCATCATCGCCACCGGCTTCACCGCCAACAACCTCTTCCTCCCCGACCTCGACGGCGACGGCAAGGCCGACATCACCACCGTCCTCGCCAACGGCGACGTCAAGTCCTGGCACAACGGCGCAGGCTTCGCCCCCACCCCCTGGAACGCCACCGCCACCATCGCGACCGGCTTCTCCCCCACCAACCTGCTCTTCGCCTGA
- a CDS encoding NAD(P)H-hydrate dehydratase: MRRAYSVGQVRAAESALMAVLPDGTLMQRAAYGLSVALSNFMGFVYGARVVLLVGSGDNGGDALYAGVFLARRGARVTAVLLSDKAHPEGLAALRSAGGRVGSAEDVPGADVVVDGIVGIGGRPGLRPDALEVVELAARHGVPMVAVDTPSGVDVDTGETPSPHVRADLTVTFGTHKVCHLVDPAAAACGTVHLVDIGLDLPDLVPAAEAFQAADVRALYPIPHGESDKYSRGVLGLMAGSSQYPGAAVIATSGALGGPVGMIRYGGPDSVAADIRAVHPEVVHGEGRVQAWAVGSGLGQGFDRQAVARLLAGPEPVLVDADGLSAIDGPLEAPALLTPHAGELGRLLDVPRAEVEARRLEHARTAAERFQATVLLKGSTTVIAAPDGRVRVNTNASAWLATAGSGDVLAGLCGSLLASGLSPFDAAAVGAYLHAAAAHLAADGAPLTAMTLAAHLPAATRHTLIDQ, from the coding sequence ATGCGCCGCGCTTACTCAGTCGGCCAGGTCCGCGCCGCCGAGTCCGCCTTGATGGCGGTATTGCCTGACGGCACGTTGATGCAGCGCGCGGCGTACGGGCTATCCGTTGCTCTCAGCAACTTCATGGGCTTCGTGTACGGCGCTCGCGTGGTGCTGCTCGTCGGGTCGGGCGACAATGGCGGGGATGCCTTGTATGCGGGCGTTTTCCTGGCTCGCCGAGGTGCTCGCGTTACTGCCGTACTGCTCTCGGACAAAGCGCATCCCGAGGGCCTCGCCGCTTTACGTAGTGCAGGTGGCCGGGTTGGTTCGGCCGAGGACGTGCCGGGTGCGGATGTGGTGGTCGACGGGATTGTCGGGATCGGCGGTCGTCCCGGCCTGCGGCCCGATGCGCTCGAGGTGGTCGAGTTGGCCGCGCGGCACGGGGTGCCGATGGTCGCGGTCGATACGCCGTCGGGCGTGGACGTCGATACCGGCGAGACCCCTTCGCCGCACGTGCGCGCGGATCTGACCGTCACTTTCGGCACGCACAAGGTCTGCCATCTCGTCGATCCAGCCGCCGCGGCCTGCGGAACGGTCCACCTCGTCGACATCGGCCTCGACCTCCCGGACCTGGTCCCGGCCGCAGAGGCATTCCAGGCGGCTGACGTGCGCGCGCTCTACCCCATCCCGCACGGCGAATCCGACAAGTACTCCCGCGGCGTCCTCGGCCTCATGGCGGGCTCATCGCAGTACCCGGGCGCTGCCGTGATCGCCACCTCGGGCGCCCTCGGCGGACCCGTCGGCATGATCCGGTACGGCGGACCCGATTCGGTGGCGGCCGATATCCGGGCAGTCCACCCCGAGGTGGTGCACGGCGAGGGCCGGGTGCAGGCGTGGGCGGTTGGTTCGGGCCTCGGGCAGGGGTTCGACCGGCAGGCCGTCGCGCGGTTGCTCGCCGGCCCCGAGCCGGTGCTGGTCGACGCCGACGGCCTCTCGGCGATCGACGGGCCGCTCGAAGCGCCGGCGCTGCTCACCCCGCACGCGGGCGAACTCGGCCGGCTGCTCGACGTACCACGAGCTGAGGTCGAGGCGAGGCGGTTGGAGCACGCCCGTACGGCGGCCGAGCGCTTCCAGGCGACGGTATTGCTCAAGGGTTCCACTACGGTCATCGCGGCGCCGGATGGCCGCGTCCGCGTCAACACCAACGCGAGCGCCTGGCTCGCCACGGCCGGTTCGGGTGACGTCTTGGCGGGATTGTGCGGGTCGTTGCTCGCCTCGGGCCTGTCGCCGTTCGACGCGGCAGCCGTTGGCGCTTACCTCCACGCCGCAGCCGCCCACCTCGCGGCCGACGGCGCGCCTCTCACCGCAATGACGCTTGCCGCCCATCTGCCTGCGGCCACTCGGCACACGCTCATCGACCAGTGA
- a CDS encoding FG-GAP-like repeat-containing protein, which yields MSRNSLRRRLGRPVKALALLFTLLAGTALMVAGNAPTATAAPACGVLAPGAGPAAVAAVQKACTLIGTPYSWGGGHGQTPGPTRGICDAANGAPNDCNVIGLDCSGMVRYAYYLAVGADVINGTTREQWDSPNRVARWDRSAGLAPLVPGDLLFFNPGGGAIKHVAMYLGGGYMVEAPNSGALVRVSSASRSDYYGAIRLYDARPGAASLSGDSRTDLTMVLANGDVKAWRNGRGFTDMPWDADTIVGSGFSTENLHYADLNADGRKEIIAVLPNGDLKAWRNDRGFAPMPWGDNVIIGSGFSPNNTFFADLNADGRSEVLMVMPNGDLKAWRNGRGFAAMPWDADVIIGTGFSASNIFLADLNADGKAEAMTVLPNGDVKAWRNARGFAAMPWDADAIIATGFTANNLFLPDLDGDGKADITTVLANGDVKSWHNGAGFAATPWNATAIVASGFSPTNLFFA from the coding sequence ATGTCCAGGAACAGCCTGCGGCGCCGGCTCGGCCGGCCGGTCAAGGCACTCGCCCTGCTCTTCACCCTGCTCGCCGGTACGGCGCTCATGGTCGCCGGCAACGCACCCACCGCCACGGCCGCACCGGCCTGCGGCGTCCTCGCTCCCGGTGCCGGGCCGGCCGCGGTCGCCGCGGTACAGAAGGCCTGCACCCTGATCGGTACGCCGTACTCCTGGGGCGGCGGCCACGGCCAGACCCCCGGGCCGACCCGCGGCATCTGCGACGCGGCCAACGGCGCGCCGAACGACTGCAACGTGATCGGCCTCGACTGCTCCGGCATGGTCCGGTACGCGTACTACCTGGCCGTCGGCGCGGACGTCATCAACGGCACCACCCGAGAGCAATGGGACTCGCCGAACCGGGTCGCCCGCTGGGACAGATCGGCCGGACTCGCGCCGCTGGTCCCGGGTGACCTGCTCTTCTTCAACCCCGGTGGTGGCGCGATCAAGCATGTCGCGATGTACCTCGGCGGCGGCTACATGGTCGAGGCGCCGAACTCCGGAGCGCTGGTCCGGGTCTCCAGCGCGAGCCGCAGCGACTACTACGGCGCGATCCGCCTGTACGACGCTCGCCCGGGTGCTGCCTCGCTGTCCGGCGACAGCCGCACCGATCTCACGATGGTGCTCGCCAACGGCGACGTGAAGGCCTGGCGCAACGGCCGCGGGTTCACCGACATGCCGTGGGATGCCGACACCATCGTCGGCTCGGGCTTCAGCACCGAGAACCTGCACTACGCCGACCTGAACGCCGATGGCCGCAAGGAGATCATCGCCGTGCTGCCGAACGGCGATCTCAAGGCCTGGCGTAACGACCGGGGCTTCGCTCCCATGCCGTGGGGCGACAACGTCATCATCGGCAGCGGCTTCTCCCCGAACAACACCTTCTTCGCGGACCTGAACGCCGACGGCCGCTCCGAGGTCCTCATGGTGATGCCGAACGGCGACCTGAAGGCCTGGCGCAACGGCCGAGGTTTCGCCGCCATGCCGTGGGACGCGGATGTCATCATCGGCACCGGCTTCTCGGCCAGCAACATTTTCCTCGCCGACCTGAACGCCGATGGCAAAGCCGAAGCGATGACCGTTCTGCCCAACGGCGACGTGAAGGCATGGCGCAACGCCCGAGGCTTCGCCGCGATGCCGTGGGACGCCGACGCCATCATCGCCACCGGGTTCACCGCCAACAACCTCTTCCTGCCGGACCTCGACGGCGACGGCAAGGCCGACATCACCACCGTGCTCGCCAACGGCGACGTCAAGTCCTGGCACAACGGCGCGGGCTTCGCCGCCACCCCGTGGAACGCCACCGCCATCGTCGCGAGCGGCTTCTCCCCCACCAACCTCTTCTTCGCCTAG
- the gsmA gene encoding sporangiospore maturation cell wall hydrolase GsmA, whose product MLNVKRLVTTALLALTALVTLPAAPAAADAHSDFINAAGPPAQASRAEFGVPASVTVAQAILESGWGQSALAVEDKNYFGIKCGSSGPGPIAIGCVTRPTTECTPTCHTVYASFRRYASMLDSFRDHGAFLRNNPRYANAFNYTNNPNQFVEEIRKAGYATDPAYTSKVVNLMTTYNLYRFDRPLGASLSGDGRTEIAMVLANGDVKAWRNGRGFTDMPWDADAIVGTGFTPDNAFFADLDGDGRKEIIVVLPNGDLKAWHNDGGFKANPWGANVIIGTGFTAGNTFFADLNADGRSEVLMVMPNGDLKAWRNGRGFAAMPWDGDVVIGSGFTANNTFLADLNADGKAEAMTVLPSGEVKAWRNARGFAAMPWDADVIIATGFSANNLFLPDLDGDGKADITTVLANGDVKSWHNGAGFAAMPWNATAVIASGFSPTNLLFA is encoded by the coding sequence ATGCTTAACGTCAAACGTCTTGTCACCACCGCCCTGCTCGCCCTGACCGCCCTGGTCACGCTGCCGGCCGCACCCGCCGCCGCCGACGCGCACAGCGATTTCATCAACGCCGCTGGTCCACCGGCGCAAGCCAGTCGTGCCGAGTTCGGCGTACCGGCGTCGGTGACCGTCGCGCAGGCCATCCTCGAGAGTGGCTGGGGCCAGAGCGCTCTCGCCGTCGAGGACAAGAACTACTTCGGCATCAAGTGCGGCAGCAGCGGCCCGGGCCCGATCGCGATCGGCTGTGTGACCCGGCCGACCACCGAGTGCACGCCCACCTGCCACACCGTCTACGCGTCCTTCCGGCGGTACGCCTCGATGCTCGACTCGTTCCGCGACCATGGCGCGTTCCTGCGCAACAACCCGCGGTATGCCAACGCCTTCAACTACACCAACAACCCGAACCAGTTCGTCGAAGAGATCCGCAAGGCCGGTTACGCGACGGACCCGGCGTACACGAGCAAGGTCGTCAACCTGATGACCACGTACAACCTCTACCGGTTTGACCGTCCCCTCGGCGCCTCGCTGTCCGGTGACGGCCGTACCGAGATCGCGATGGTGCTAGCCAACGGCGACGTCAAGGCCTGGCGCAACGGCCGCGGTTTCACCGACATGCCCTGGGACGCCGACGCGATCGTGGGCACCGGCTTCACGCCCGACAACGCGTTCTTCGCCGACCTCGACGGAGACGGCCGCAAGGAAATCATCGTCGTATTGCCCAACGGCGACTTGAAGGCCTGGCACAACGACGGCGGCTTCAAAGCCAACCCGTGGGGCGCCAACGTCATCATCGGCACCGGCTTCACCGCCGGCAACACCTTCTTCGCGGACCTGAACGCCGATGGTCGTTCCGAGGTCCTCATGGTGATGCCGAACGGCGACCTCAAGGCGTGGCGCAACGGCCGGGGCTTCGCGGCCATGCCGTGGGACGGCGATGTCGTCATCGGCTCGGGCTTCACCGCCAACAACACCTTCCTCGCCGACCTGAACGCCGACGGTAAAGCCGAAGCCATGACCGTCCTGCCCAGTGGCGAGGTGAAGGCTTGGCGCAACGCCCGAGGCTTCGCGGCCATGCCGTGGGACGCCGATGTGATCATCGCCACCGGCTTCTCGGCGAACAACCTCTTCCTGCCGGACCTCGACGGTGACGGCAAGGCCGACATCACCACCGTGCTCGCGAACGGCGACGTCAAGTCGTGGCACAACGGCGCAGGCTTCGCCGCCATGCCCTGGAACGCCACCGCGGTCATCGCCAGCGGCTTCTCCCCCACCAACCTTCTCTTCGCCTAG
- the glmS gene encoding glutamine--fructose-6-phosphate transaminase (isomerizing) codes for MCGIVGYVGAKPALEVVLEGLRRLEYRGYDSAGVAVVTAAPSSATTKTLAIAKKAGKIANLDKELADHPLPPSTTGIGHTRWATHGPPNDKNAHPHPNNPGRVAVVHNGIIENFAQLRAELESRGNELISDTDTEVVAHLLGELLPEADGDLAEAMRRVCGRLEGAFTLVAVCAEAPDVVVGARRNSPLVVGVGEGENFLASDVSAFIAHTRDAIELGQDQVVELRREGVTVTNFDGTAADVTPFHVDWDISAAEKGGFDYFMLKEIAEQPKAIADTLLGRFTTDGRLHLDEMRMSDEDLREVDKIIIIACGTSFHVGLIAKYAIEHWTRIPCEVELASEFRYRDPIVDRSTLVIAISQSGETMDTLMALRHARDQRAKVLAICNTNGSTIPRESDAVLYTYAGPEIAVASTKAFLTQIVATYVIALYLAQVRGIKYGDEITAIIEDLEKTPAAVAKVLESVEPVRKLARELKDAQSVLFIGRHVGYPVALEGALKLKELAYMHAEGFAAGELKHGPIALIEEGLPVFVVVPPKGRDVLHDKMVSNIQEIRARGARTIVLVEEGDHSVDPYADHIIRLPKVPTLMQPLVATVPLQVFSCEMATAKGHDVDQPRNLAKSVTVE; via the coding sequence ATGTGCGGCATCGTCGGATACGTCGGCGCGAAACCAGCGCTGGAAGTGGTTCTGGAAGGTCTGCGGCGGCTTGAGTACCGCGGCTACGACTCCGCTGGTGTGGCGGTTGTCACAGCGGCTCCCAGCAGCGCGACCACAAAAACCCTGGCCATCGCGAAGAAAGCCGGAAAGATCGCGAACCTGGACAAGGAGCTGGCGGATCACCCGCTGCCGCCGTCCACGACCGGGATCGGGCACACCCGCTGGGCCACCCACGGCCCGCCGAACGACAAGAACGCGCATCCGCACCCGAACAACCCCGGTCGGGTCGCGGTCGTGCACAACGGCATCATCGAGAACTTCGCCCAGCTCCGGGCCGAGCTCGAGTCGCGCGGCAACGAGCTGATCTCCGACACGGATACCGAGGTCGTCGCGCATCTGCTCGGCGAGCTGCTGCCCGAGGCGGACGGCGATCTGGCCGAGGCGATGCGCCGGGTCTGCGGCCGGCTGGAGGGCGCGTTCACCCTCGTCGCCGTCTGTGCCGAAGCGCCGGACGTCGTCGTCGGCGCCCGGCGGAACTCGCCACTCGTGGTCGGCGTCGGCGAAGGCGAGAACTTCCTCGCCTCGGACGTCTCGGCCTTCATCGCCCACACCCGGGACGCGATCGAGCTCGGCCAGGACCAGGTCGTCGAGCTGCGCCGCGAGGGTGTGACGGTCACCAACTTCGACGGTACGGCGGCCGACGTCACGCCCTTCCACGTCGACTGGGACATCTCCGCCGCCGAGAAGGGCGGGTTCGACTACTTCATGCTGAAGGAGATCGCCGAGCAGCCGAAGGCGATCGCCGACACCCTGCTCGGCCGGTTCACGACGGATGGCCGGCTGCATCTGGACGAGATGCGGATGTCCGACGAGGACCTGCGCGAGGTCGACAAGATCATCATCATCGCTTGCGGTACGTCGTTCCACGTCGGCCTGATCGCCAAGTACGCCATCGAGCACTGGACCCGGATCCCGTGCGAGGTCGAACTGGCCAGCGAGTTCCGCTATCGCGACCCGATCGTCGACCGCTCCACCCTGGTCATCGCGATCAGCCAGTCGGGCGAGACGATGGACACCTTGATGGCCTTGCGGCATGCCCGCGACCAACGCGCCAAGGTGCTGGCCATCTGCAACACCAACGGCTCGACCATTCCGCGCGAGTCCGACGCGGTGCTCTACACGTACGCCGGCCCGGAGATCGCCGTCGCCTCGACCAAGGCCTTCCTCACGCAGATCGTCGCGACGTACGTGATCGCGTTGTATCTGGCCCAGGTCCGCGGCATCAAGTACGGCGACGAGATCACCGCCATCATCGAGGACCTGGAGAAGACACCCGCGGCCGTCGCGAAGGTGCTCGAGTCGGTCGAACCGGTCCGGAAGTTGGCCCGCGAGCTCAAGGACGCTCAGTCCGTGTTGTTCATTGGTCGGCATGTCGGTTATCCGGTCGCCCTCGAGGGCGCGTTGAAGTTGAAGGAGCTCGCCTACATGCACGCCGAGGGCTTTGCCGCCGGCGAGCTGAAGCACGGCCCGATCGCGCTGATCGAGGAAGGCCTGCCGGTCTTCGTTGTCGTACCGCCCAAGGGACGCGACGTCCTGCACGACAAGATGGTCAGCAACATCCAGGAGATCCGGGCTCGCGGCGCGCGCACGATCGTGCTGGTGGAGGAGGGTGACCACTCCGTCGACCCGTACGCCGATCACATCATCCGCCTGCCGAAGGTGCCGACGTTGATGCAGCCGCTGGTCGCGACCGTGCCGCTGCAGGTGTTCTCGTGCGAGATGGCGACGGCCAAGGGGCATGACGTCGACCAGCCGCGCAACCTGGCGAAATCGGTCACGGTCGAGTGA
- a CDS encoding MFS transporter, with translation MSCEVTTPKAPKAPKAPQAAKPAVEPLFSPQLIRLLMAVLGSGLSMYLLTSVVPLYLATNGSGGIGAGLSTGAMMLSAVAVELAVPRMLARFGYRDTLALGLILLGLPALLLPLSTSLPLVLAVCLLRGAGLAILVVGAVALIAEVAPAHRRGEALGMYGVVVGVPAVAGLPLGVYLVDHIGFTGVFILGALTSLAGLTMIPGLPTTPTHTQLKQHTNVLKGLKNSGLLMPAGVFAAVTVAAGIGVTFIPLAVAEGKHSVIVTALLIQAAAAPLARWLAGRYGDRHGARRLLLPSVLLATLGAGSLVFVQHTTIVFIGMLLFGLGFGAAQNVTISIMYERVEPNRYGQVSALWNLAYDAGWGVGAIAFGAVVAGTGYPTAFALTTGVLLIALVRVCVDGPISPRGPRLSAAPELPESA, from the coding sequence ATGAGCTGCGAAGTCACCACCCCGAAAGCCCCGAAAGCCCCGAAAGCACCCCAAGCCGCGAAGCCGGCCGTGGAGCCGTTGTTCAGTCCGCAACTGATCCGACTCCTGATGGCGGTGCTCGGCTCGGGGTTGAGCATGTACCTGCTCACCTCGGTCGTACCGCTCTACCTCGCCACCAACGGCTCGGGCGGGATCGGCGCCGGCCTGTCCACCGGCGCGATGATGCTCTCGGCCGTCGCGGTCGAACTCGCCGTACCGCGCATGCTCGCCCGCTTCGGCTACCGCGACACCCTCGCCCTCGGCCTAATCCTCCTCGGCCTCCCGGCCCTACTCCTCCCCCTATCGACCTCCCTCCCGCTAGTCCTCGCGGTATGCCTGCTCCGCGGCGCCGGCCTAGCGATCCTCGTCGTCGGAGCAGTCGCGTTGATCGCCGAGGTAGCACCCGCCCATCGCCGCGGCGAGGCACTCGGGATGTACGGCGTAGTCGTCGGCGTACCAGCCGTCGCAGGTCTTCCGCTCGGCGTCTATCTGGTCGACCACATCGGCTTCACCGGCGTCTTCATCCTGGGCGCACTCACTTCCCTGGCCGGCCTGACCATGATCCCCGGCCTACCGACCACACCAACCCACACCCAGCTCAAGCAACACACCAACGTACTGAAAGGCCTTAAGAACAGCGGATTGCTCATGCCGGCCGGAGTATTCGCGGCAGTAACGGTTGCCGCAGGCATCGGTGTAACCTTCATCCCGCTAGCCGTTGCCGAGGGCAAGCACTCGGTGATCGTGACAGCGCTGCTCATCCAGGCGGCCGCCGCACCACTGGCCCGTTGGCTAGCAGGCCGGTACGGCGACCGGCACGGCGCGCGCCGGCTCCTGCTGCCTTCGGTCCTACTCGCCACTCTCGGCGCCGGATCCCTCGTCTTCGTTCAGCACACCACCATCGTGTTCATCGGCATGCTGCTCTTCGGGCTCGGCTTCGGCGCGGCCCAGAACGTCACCATCTCGATCATGTACGAACGCGTCGAGCCGAACCGCTACGGCCAGGTCAGCGCCCTCTGGAACCTCGCGTACGACGCCGGCTGGGGCGTAGGCGCCATCGCCTTCGGCGCGGTAGTCGCCGGCACCGGCTACCCGACCGCCTTCGCCCTAACCACCGGCGTACTACTCATCGCCCTGGTCAGAGTTTGCGTAGACGGACCCATTTCACCGCGTGGTCCGCGCCTTTCCGCAGCACCAGAGTTGCCCGAGAGCGCGTAG
- a CDS encoding M15 family metallopeptidase — MLDVVLMADPAVMGIPVVDNGEPLVDLRDYGTLRLDNRLADPAGAYCQARRGVADRLVAAQRLLPGGLHFLVVEAYRPLALQVQYFESYLAELRAENPSWSDQHLRTMASRLLSPPEIGPHVCGAAIDLTLCSPGGEEIWLGTEVNDGPEESDDACYTAATNIPAQARRHRRVLANAMTSAGFVNYPTEWWHWSYGDRYWAMTTAAPHAIYGQQTFTGR; from the coding sequence ATGCTGGACGTCGTACTGATGGCGGATCCCGCCGTCATGGGCATCCCAGTCGTGGACAACGGCGAGCCGCTGGTGGATCTTCGCGACTACGGGACCCTTCGCCTGGACAACCGGCTCGCTGATCCGGCCGGCGCCTACTGCCAGGCTCGCCGAGGTGTAGCGGATCGCCTGGTCGCCGCCCAGCGTCTCTTGCCCGGAGGCCTGCATTTCCTCGTGGTCGAGGCCTACCGGCCGTTGGCGTTGCAGGTGCAGTACTTCGAGTCCTACCTCGCGGAACTCCGGGCCGAGAACCCGTCCTGGTCCGACCAGCACCTCCGCACCATGGCCAGCCGCCTACTCTCCCCACCGGAGATCGGCCCGCACGTCTGTGGCGCGGCGATCGACCTCACCCTGTGCTCTCCCGGCGGCGAGGAGATCTGGCTCGGCACCGAGGTCAACGACGGCCCCGAGGAAAGCGACGACGCCTGCTATACCGCCGCCACCAACATCCCCGCACAGGCCCGCCGCCACCGCCGCGTACTGGCCAACGCCATGACCTCCGCGGGCTTCGTCAACTACCCCACCGAGTGGTGGCACTGGTCCTACGGCGACCGCTACTGGGCCATGACGACGGCGGCCCCACACGCCATCTACGGACAGCAGACCTTCACTGGTCGATGA
- a CDS encoding holo-ACP synthase — MIVGVGIDVVDVARFMETLERTPGLRTRVFTPAEAAKPPASLAARFAAKEALAKALGAPGGMQWHDCEVRSDEDGRPWLEITGTVADQAARLGVQSMHLSLSHDAGIASAVVVLEG, encoded by the coding sequence GTGATAGTCGGCGTGGGTATCGACGTCGTCGACGTGGCTCGCTTCATGGAAACGCTGGAGCGGACGCCCGGTTTGCGTACGCGGGTCTTCACTCCCGCCGAGGCCGCCAAACCGCCCGCCTCGCTGGCCGCGCGGTTCGCCGCCAAGGAGGCGCTGGCGAAGGCGCTCGGTGCTCCGGGTGGCATGCAGTGGCACGACTGCGAGGTGCGGAGCGACGAGGACGGCCGGCCCTGGTTGGAGATCACCGGGACCGTCGCCGACCAGGCCGCGCGCCTCGGCGTACAGAGCATGCACTTGTCGCTGAGCCATGACGCGGGCATCGCGTCCGCGGTCGTCGTCCTGGAGGGTTGA